In Melitaea cinxia chromosome 11, ilMelCinx1.1, whole genome shotgun sequence, a genomic segment contains:
- the LOC123657741 gene encoding CCR4-NOT transcription complex subunit 6-like has product MSRNKDKHEGASGRTYHIMSEAERASGRRGGWNTLEITGGVRALAPPLFQLTHLTALYLNDNSLQKIPPDISQLTNLHTLDMSNNKLRNLPAELGDLIQLRELHLHNNYLRVLPYDLGKLFHLQLLGLQGNPLSKEMLSIYNDNNGTAKLLTYLLDNLQG; this is encoded by the exons ATGTCTCGCAATAAAGACAAGCATGAGGGCGCTAGCGGGCGCACATACCACATTATGTCGGAGGCGGAGCGGGCATCTGGCAGGCGCGGTGGCTGGAATACGCTTGAG ATAACAGGAGGTGTGCGCGCTCTGGCGCCTCCACTGTTTCAACTGACGCACCTGACCGCGCTGTACTTGAACGACAACTCGCTGCAGAAGATCCCGCCGGACATCAGCCAGCTAACGAACCTCCACACGCTCGATATGTCAAACAATAAACTTAGGAACCTGCCCGCTGAGCTCGGAGATCTGATACAGCTAAG GGAACTTCACCTACACAATAATTACCTCAGAGTGTTGCCATACGATCTCGGCAAGCTTTTCCATCTTCAGTTGCTTGGACTACAGGGCAACCCGCTAAGCAAGGAAATGCTTTCGATATACAACGACAACAATGGCACTGCCAAGCTGCTGACATATCTACTCGACAATTTACAAggttag